A part of Shewanella sp. Choline-02u-19 genomic DNA contains:
- the mnmH gene encoding tRNA 2-selenouridine(34) synthase MnmH, producing the protein MPLNIVSATEYRRILVSDHPIMDVRAPVEFDKGAFLGSTNHPLMEDEERKLVGTCYKAKGQEAAIALGHSLVGGEIKQQRVDTWLRFFTENPNAYLYCFRGGLRSQLTQQWLKEAGIDVPFIEGGYKAMRQFLIETIDNAPSQKPMLILSGITGSGKTDFLLARNDAVDLEGIAHHRGSSFGRYHEPQPTQINFENALAVALLKHQDSDAKHLLLEDESFLIGRSALPKPFYNGMQAANIVVLEEPLEARLTRLLNEYVHKMHSGYIERLGEEAGYNAFAEYLALSITGIKKRLGGKQHDEFQAIITNALNIQQSRGDTTAHLEWIELLLSKYYDPMYQYQIDKKAERILFKGNHAEVHQWLDAI; encoded by the coding sequence ATGCCACTCAACATTGTGAGCGCAACTGAGTACAGACGAATACTCGTCAGTGATCACCCTATAATGGATGTGCGAGCACCTGTTGAATTTGACAAAGGTGCCTTTCTTGGCAGCACTAATCATCCACTAATGGAAGATGAAGAGCGCAAGCTTGTCGGCACCTGTTACAAGGCGAAAGGCCAAGAAGCAGCTATAGCACTTGGGCACTCACTTGTGGGCGGAGAGATTAAACAGCAAAGAGTTGATACTTGGCTGCGTTTTTTCACCGAAAATCCTAATGCTTATTTGTACTGCTTTCGTGGCGGCTTACGCTCTCAATTAACCCAGCAATGGTTAAAAGAGGCTGGCATCGACGTCCCCTTTATTGAAGGGGGCTACAAAGCGATGCGCCAATTTCTGATTGAAACTATCGATAATGCACCAAGCCAAAAGCCAATGCTGATCCTAAGTGGGATCACCGGCAGCGGCAAGACTGACTTTTTATTAGCCCGCAATGATGCGGTCGATCTAGAAGGTATTGCGCATCATCGTGGTTCAAGCTTTGGCCGTTACCATGAACCTCAACCCACGCAGATTAACTTTGAAAACGCACTCGCTGTGGCACTGCTAAAACATCAAGACAGCGACGCCAAACACTTACTACTTGAAGATGAAAGCTTTCTCATTGGCCGCTCAGCATTACCAAAACCTTTTTATAACGGGATGCAAGCCGCTAATATCGTCGTGCTAGAAGAGCCCCTAGAAGCCAGACTGACACGCTTGCTCAATGAGTATGTGCATAAAATGCATAGCGGCTATATTGAACGTTTAGGTGAAGAAGCGGGATATAATGCATTCGCGGAATACCTTGCGTTAAGTATCACCGGTATCAAGAAGCGTCTTGGCGGAAAACAGCATGACGAATTCCAAGCCATCATCACTAACGCACTTAACATTCAACAAAGCCGTGGCGACACGACAGCGCATCTTGAATGGATTGAACTCCTGCTAAGCAAGTATTACGACCCTATGTATCAATATCAAATTGATAAAAAAGCGGAGCGTATACTATTTAAAGGCAACCACGCTGAAGTCCACCAATGGTTAGATGCTATTTAA
- the trmA gene encoding tRNA (uridine(54)-C5)-methyltransferase TrmA has product MNLAAMDPSTYDVQLEAKRVKLKQLFTDFDTPELESFGSEPAHYRMRAEFRMWHEGEDLYYYMFDKALDSKVRCDQFLPASELINKMMPALVALLKPNTILRHRLFQIDFLSTLSGEILVSLLYHKQLDSEWEEQAKILKQTLSSQFNVNLIGRARKQKLVFDKDFVIESLNVAGEQLQYHQIENSFTQPNGKVSVKMLEWAIDVTKNSTGDLLELYCGNGNFSIALAQNFERVLATELAKPSVESAQYNIKINQVDNLQIIRMSAEDFTDAMAKKRSYRRLEGIDLDGYNCNTIFVDPPRAGLDDNTVKLVQGYERIIYISCNPNTLLDNLKELSKTHKITRFALFDQFPYTDHMESGVFLEKK; this is encoded by the coding sequence ATGAATTTAGCAGCAATGGACCCTTCAACCTATGATGTGCAACTCGAAGCAAAGCGCGTCAAGCTAAAGCAGCTATTTACCGATTTTGATACTCCAGAACTTGAATCGTTTGGCTCTGAGCCTGCTCATTATCGCATGCGTGCTGAATTTAGAATGTGGCATGAAGGTGAAGACCTCTACTACTATATGTTCGATAAAGCACTTGATAGTAAAGTACGTTGCGATCAGTTCCTGCCAGCAAGTGAACTTATCAATAAAATGATGCCTGCTTTGGTTGCACTATTAAAGCCAAACACTATCTTGCGTCATCGCTTATTCCAAATTGACTTTCTATCGACGTTAAGTGGTGAGATTTTAGTATCGCTGCTGTATCACAAGCAACTCGATAGCGAATGGGAAGAGCAAGCTAAAATTTTAAAGCAAACACTCAGTAGCCAGTTTAACGTCAACTTAATTGGTCGTGCGCGCAAGCAAAAGCTTGTCTTTGACAAAGACTTCGTCATCGAATCACTTAACGTGGCAGGCGAACAGCTGCAATATCATCAAATTGAAAACAGCTTTACGCAGCCAAACGGCAAAGTATCCGTCAAGATGCTTGAGTGGGCAATTGATGTCACTAAGAACAGTACCGGTGATCTGCTCGAGCTTTATTGCGGTAACGGCAACTTTTCTATCGCGCTGGCACAAAATTTTGAACGAGTATTAGCAACAGAATTGGCTAAACCATCGGTTGAGTCAGCTCAATACAATATTAAAATTAACCAAGTAGATAATTTGCAGATCATTCGCATGTCTGCTGAAGACTTTACCGATGCGATGGCTAAAAAGCGCAGCTATCGACGTTTAGAAGGTATCGATCTCGACGGCTACAACTGTAATACCATTTTCGTTGACCCACCTCGTGCTGGGCTCGATGACAACACGGTTAAATTAGTCCAAGGCTATGAGCGTATCATTTACATCTCATGTAATCCCAATACACTATTAGACAATCTCAAAGAGTTAAGTAAAACGCATAAGATCACTCGATTTGCGTTATTTGATCAATTCCCTTACACCGACCATATGGAGTCTGGTGTTTTTCTTGAGAAAAAGTAA
- the fabR gene encoding HTH-type transcriptional repressor FabR has translation MGIRAQQKEKTRRALVDAAFNQLSAERSFSSLSLREVAREANIAPTSFYRHFKDMNELGLTMVDEGGLTLRQMMRKGRQRAEAGGSVIRISVETFMEVMESNPNVFRILLHERSGTSAPFRAAVAREIEHFISELAHYTEATAHRSPDLAHAQAEALVTLVFNAGAAALDMKRTDRKVLADRLVIQLHMIAKGADALQSKRDHK, from the coding sequence ATGGGCATAAGAGCACAACAAAAAGAGAAGACGCGTCGGGCGCTGGTCGATGCAGCGTTTAATCAGTTGAGTGCTGAGCGTAGCTTTTCTAGCCTAAGTTTGCGCGAAGTTGCGCGTGAGGCCAATATTGCTCCAACCTCATTCTATCGTCATTTCAAAGATATGAATGAGCTGGGCTTGACCATGGTTGATGAAGGTGGACTGACACTACGGCAAATGATGCGTAAAGGGCGTCAACGTGCTGAGGCGGGTGGGAGTGTCATTCGAATCTCAGTTGAAACTTTCATGGAAGTGATGGAGTCGAATCCAAACGTGTTCCGTATTCTATTGCACGAACGATCTGGCACCTCAGCTCCCTTTAGAGCAGCAGTAGCACGTGAGATAGAGCATTTTATCTCTGAACTTGCACATTATACGGAAGCTACAGCTCATAGATCGCCAGACTTAGCTCATGCACAGGCAGAAGCTTTGGTTACCTTGGTGTTTAATGCCGGCGCCGCCGCATTGGATATGAAACGTACTGATCGTAAGGTATTAGCTGACCGCTTAGTGATTCAGTTGCATATGATTGCTAAAGGTGCAGATGCTTTACAAAGTAAAAGAGATCATAAGTAG
- the murI gene encoding glutamate racemase: MSGPILIFDSGIGGLSILDEIRTLIPDKDCCYLFDNARLPYGELAELALITGCVSLICEHAKRINAAIVVVACNSASTLVLPILRKRLSIPIVGVVPAIKPAAKISTQRHIGLLATPGTIKRPYTKELIDAFAEDCRVELFGSSELVMLAEAKLAGTAIDMAKLTLLLTPIRESALDTLVLGCTHFPILAAEIRQVLGNHITLLDSGKAVADRVAYLLGNDAAVISDDKRRVNYSAVYTTDDIAVGLRERLVEEGFTKIEPHSSTHLS; this comes from the coding sequence TTGTCTGGACCTATTCTCATTTTTGACTCAGGAATTGGTGGTTTATCGATTCTGGATGAGATCAGAACACTGATACCTGACAAGGACTGTTGTTACTTATTTGATAATGCGCGTCTACCTTATGGTGAGTTAGCGGAGTTAGCACTTATCACCGGCTGCGTTTCACTTATCTGCGAACATGCTAAGCGGATTAATGCCGCTATAGTAGTGGTTGCATGCAACTCAGCCAGTACCCTAGTGCTTCCTATACTAAGAAAGCGGCTATCGATTCCGATTGTTGGCGTGGTACCAGCAATTAAACCTGCAGCAAAAATATCAACACAGCGACATATTGGGCTGCTTGCCACTCCAGGTACGATTAAACGGCCTTATACAAAGGAGCTGATTGATGCATTTGCTGAAGATTGTCGAGTCGAGCTATTTGGTTCATCTGAACTGGTTATGTTGGCTGAAGCAAAACTAGCAGGAACCGCTATCGATATGGCCAAGCTTACTTTGCTGCTCACGCCTATCCGAGAATCGGCACTCGATACCTTGGTGCTAGGTTGTACCCACTTTCCAATACTGGCAGCTGAGATACGGCAAGTACTAGGCAATCACATCACTTTGCTTGATTCGGGTAAAGCGGTAGCGGATCGGGTTGCTTATTTACTAGGAAACGATGCGGCGGTGATATCAGATGACAAAAGACGTGTAAATTACAGTGCGGTGTATACGACGGATGATATTGCAGTAGGGTTGAGAGAAAGGTTAGTTGAAGAGGGGTTCACTAAAATAGAACCACACTCCTCAACACACCTTAGCTAG
- a CDS encoding acyl-CoA desaturase — MKKPPILWMNVSLFTITFASAVLFVPWYGIAHGFEAIEWVAFVVLAFASGLSITGGYHRLWSHRTYKAHASVRFLYALGGALALQNSALHWSSDHRVHHKHVDNNDKDPYSAKMGFWYSHIGWMLREYQSQRYHDYKNVRDLQNDKIVMWQHKYYLPLLIIMNFGLPILLGWLNGDILGMLLLAGLLRLVVVHHCTFFINSLAHIWGSQPYTDKNTARDNGFIALLTYGEGYHNYHHIFENDYRNGIHWWQYDPTKWLIDGLALVGLTHSRRVVPQERIESARLQMQLKRTQNKVAHLPNSDEIVEKLQAEYETLKAHLVEYYDAKKILLEAKRKQLADRDLMTRVKELKLQFKQQQKSWHSLTASFS, encoded by the coding sequence ATGAAAAAACCTCCTATTCTTTGGATGAATGTGAGTCTATTTACCATCACATTTGCCTCCGCTGTGTTATTTGTTCCTTGGTACGGTATTGCCCACGGCTTTGAAGCCATTGAATGGGTTGCCTTTGTCGTACTGGCCTTTGCTAGTGGCTTATCGATCACTGGTGGATACCATAGACTCTGGTCTCACCGCACTTACAAAGCACATGCTTCAGTGCGTTTCTTATATGCTCTTGGTGGTGCTTTAGCGCTACAAAATAGCGCATTGCATTGGTCATCTGATCATCGAGTTCACCATAAGCATGTCGATAACAACGACAAAGACCCCTATTCCGCTAAAATGGGATTTTGGTATAGCCATATAGGCTGGATGCTACGTGAGTATCAATCTCAGCGTTACCACGATTACAAGAATGTACGTGACCTACAGAATGATAAAATTGTGATGTGGCAGCATAAATACTACCTTCCCTTATTGATTATTATGAATTTTGGCCTGCCAATTTTACTCGGTTGGTTAAATGGCGACATCCTCGGCATGTTACTACTCGCAGGCCTGCTGCGCTTAGTGGTTGTGCATCACTGTACTTTCTTTATCAATTCTCTTGCCCATATTTGGGGGTCACAGCCGTATACCGATAAAAATACCGCGCGTGATAACGGTTTCATCGCCTTATTAACCTACGGCGAGGGTTATCATAACTACCATCATATTTTTGAAAACGACTATCGCAACGGTATTCACTGGTGGCAGTATGACCCAACCAAGTGGCTAATTGATGGCTTAGCACTCGTTGGCCTGACTCATAGTCGCCGTGTGGTGCCACAAGAGCGTATTGAGAGCGCTCGCTTACAGATGCAGTTAAAACGCACTCAAAATAAAGTGGCCCATCTACCCAATAGCGACGAAATAGTCGAAAAGCTGCAAGCTGAATATGAAACATTGAAAGCGCATTTAGTTGAATATTACGATGCTAAAAAAATATTACTCGAAGCCAAGCGTAAACAACTTGCAGATAGAGACCTTATGACGCGAGTCAAAGAATTAAAACTTCAATTCAAACAACAGCAGAAAAGTTGGCACAGTCTGACGGCCAGTTTCAGCTAA
- a CDS encoding RNA recognition motif domain-containing protein yields the protein MQKSFFIVLAVAIIGALAIFQIAPDLNAAIAFFTGAIIASVIFSIQSKSGTSAVASNEPYTGPTMTLYVGNLPYRVHEGEVKALFGEYGPVNSVRLVRDRKTGRRKGFGFIEMSEAGAKKAMSKLNEYDFQERTLKVREAKSQDSDADKAESQA from the coding sequence ATGCAGAAGTCATTCTTTATCGTTTTAGCCGTTGCCATTATTGGTGCATTAGCTATTTTTCAGATCGCTCCAGATCTAAACGCTGCCATTGCTTTCTTTACTGGCGCGATCATCGCAAGCGTTATCTTTTCTATTCAATCTAAATCAGGAACGTCTGCTGTTGCCAGTAACGAACCTTACACTGGTCCTACTATGACCTTATATGTAGGTAACCTGCCATACCGTGTTCATGAAGGTGAAGTGAAAGCTTTATTCGGTGAGTATGGTCCGGTCAATTCTGTCCGCTTAGTACGAGATCGTAAAACAGGTCGTCGTAAAGGCTTCGGATTTATCGAGATGTCTGAAGCTGGCGCAAAGAAAGCAATGTCTAAGTTAAACGAATATGATTTTCAAGAAAGAACATTGAAGGTTCGTGAGGCTAAGTCTCAAGATTCAGATGCTGATAAAGCAGAAAGCCAGGCATAG
- the selD gene encoding selenide, water dikinase SelD gives MSDQQIKLTEYSHGAGCGCKISPKVLGTILATQLPVFHDPKLLVGNQTRDDAAVYKLNDTTGIISTTDFFMPIVDDPFTFGRIAATNAISDIYAMGGTPMMAIAILGWPVNKLPAEVAQQVVDGGRQACADAGIMLAGGHSIDSPEPIFGLAVTGQIPLEELKQNSTAKVGDKLYLTKPLGIGILTTAQKQKKLADADLNTAAEAMCQLNILGPDIAKIPQVNALTDVTGFGLAGHLLEMCHGADLGAKIDISLLPLLPNARHYLEMGCIPGGTHRNFDSYAEQLPPLTDEQKAIICDPQTSGGLLISVSVEGEATLQKLLTDNGVAPICIGQLVEKAATTVELI, from the coding sequence ATGTCAGATCAACAAATCAAACTTACCGAATACAGCCACGGCGCTGGTTGCGGCTGCAAAATTTCTCCTAAAGTGCTTGGCACTATACTCGCAACTCAACTGCCAGTATTTCACGACCCTAAGTTGCTTGTTGGCAACCAAACGCGAGATGATGCCGCGGTTTACAAACTGAACGATACCACTGGTATTATCAGCACCACCGACTTCTTTATGCCGATTGTTGATGATCCATTTACATTCGGACGCATCGCCGCGACCAATGCAATAAGCGACATCTATGCGATGGGCGGTACACCTATGATGGCAATCGCTATTTTGGGCTGGCCAGTCAATAAATTACCCGCTGAAGTGGCGCAACAAGTGGTTGATGGTGGCAGACAAGCCTGTGCAGATGCGGGCATTATGCTTGCAGGTGGCCACAGTATCGATTCACCTGAGCCTATTTTTGGTTTGGCCGTAACCGGACAAATTCCACTTGAAGAGCTAAAACAGAACAGTACTGCAAAAGTTGGTGACAAACTTTATCTGACTAAACCACTCGGTATCGGTATTTTAACCACTGCGCAAAAACAGAAAAAGCTCGCTGATGCGGATCTTAATACTGCAGCAGAGGCGATGTGCCAACTCAACATATTAGGCCCTGATATCGCAAAGATCCCACAGGTAAATGCACTGACAGATGTCACTGGATTTGGCTTAGCAGGACATCTTTTAGAAATGTGCCATGGCGCAGATCTAGGGGCAAAAATTGATATTAGCTTGTTACCCTTGCTCCCCAACGCACGGCACTATTTAGAAATGGGCTGCATTCCTGGAGGAACTCACAGAAACTTCGACAGTTATGCAGAGCAGTTACCTCCATTAACGGACGAGCAGAAAGCGATTATTTGCGATCCCCAAACAAGTGGTGGTTTACTGATATCTGTGTCGGTTGAAGGTGAAGCTACGCTACAAAAATTGCTTACCGATAACGGTGTAGCACCTATCTGTATCGGCCAACTCGTCGAGAAAGCCGCGACGACAGTGGAGCTTATCTAA